In one window of Helianthus annuus cultivar XRQ/B chromosome 17, HanXRQr2.0-SUNRISE, whole genome shotgun sequence DNA:
- the LOC110924386 gene encoding protein FAR1-RELATED SEQUENCE 5-like has protein sequence MDPQSSNARNTEDVEFEDAEVDTGHEDAEHYRNPTSGNITFDDQTTERLYIPEVASSCVPVIGMEFSSIEQAYVFYQTYAKKAGFSARKGGEHHVGGIIRSKYFVCSKEGHKPQAYDDNYSKLSKPYKRRNRPTIRTGCKAQIKLCSTDGVLFKVDKFVQSHNHPFVCPKDMHLLPAYRHLSETQEEMIWELGTLNLGPVKAFNIMRKRYGGFENVGATKDDCKNFRARIHSYIGQYDADMVINRLTDKKKFMVDYSFFHSVDENKRLTGLFWADGLCKRNYAEFGDVISFDATFKTNKYKMVFVPFTGIDNHCRNVTLGAGLLASESIESYKWLLQSFLNSFGKQPNVVVTDQDPAMKQAIEAVFDKSRHRLCMWHIMKKLADKVGHQLCNNEDFKRRMCDIVWTDSITPEMFEREWKLIMIDFGLTENKWLDDMFCMRSSWIPAFYRHEPMSGLMRTTSRSESENHFFCQVANSQLTLVEFFNHFDGAMDIQRFNHRKNDHISRNTVPDNFSESTLEDDAMKIYTRSIFADQQAELQGTLSECLPIETKIEDPFLRISMKDWKAHGDGLLEVCFKKGEDVIALCTCRRFEQYGLLCKHIYFVFKMFKVKEIPNKYVMRRWTKDVVPNDLNNTFDITVDGDDAHKKAKEVAYEIMQTGEYIIGNLIKDFDHLLIVRDRMREMKEMVDELRITKPIDPKFDRYSRLIGYEKPNTDEPPTVRVPTGIRNKGRGSHKRIKSKKERIISLKGKRSRTCSVCNIKGHDIRTCEELKGKATAAAADKVANKEGRKRRAIQLEKDPNLVDEEDEEVESGDEEEFEESDEAEDSDFECEDE, from the exons ATGGATCCACAGAGTAGTAATGCTCGAAACACAGAAGATGTCGAATTTGAAGATGCAGAGGTCGATACCGGACATGAGGATGCAGAGCATTATCGGAATCCGACATCAGGCAACATTACCTTTGACGATCAGACTA CTGAAAGATTGTATATCCCAGAGGTAGCTTCATCATGTGTTCCTGTTATTGGAATGGAGTTCTCTTCCATAGAACAAGCATATGTTTTTTATCAGACAtatgccaagaaggcagggtTCTCCGCTCGAAAAGGAGGTGAACATCATGTTGGTGGTATTATTAGGTCTAAGTATTTTGTGTGTTCAAAAGAGGGGCATAAACCACAGGCATATGATGATAATTATTCGAAGTTGTCTAAGCCATATAAACGTAGGAACAGACCGACTATTCGAACCGGCTGTAAAGCACAAATTAAGCTTTGTTCGACGGATGGGGTGTTGTTTAAGGTTGATAAGTTTGTTCAATCGCATAATCATCCATTCGTGTGCCCCAAAGACATGCACTTATTACCAGCTTATAGACATCTGTCTGAGACACAAGAAGAGATGATATGGGAGCTTGGTACATTGAATCTTGGGCCAGTGAAAGCCTTTAATATAATGAGAAAAAGATACGGCGGGTTTGAAAATGTAGGCGCAACTAAAGACGATTGCAAGAATTTTAGAGCTAGGATACATAGCTACATCGGacagtatgatgcagatatggttATCAATAGGCTGACCGATAAAAAGAAGTTTATGGTTGATTATTCATTCTTTCATTCGGTCGATGAAAACAAACGATTAACCGGCCTGTTTTGGGCCGATGGCTTGTGCAAACGTAACTATGCTGAGTTTGGAGATGTCATATCGTTTGATGCTACATTTAAAACCAACAA GTATAAAATGGTTTTTGTACCTTTTACTGGTATTGATAATCATTGTCGAAATGTGACACTTGGAGCCGGGTTGTTAGCATCCGAAAGCATTGAATCATACAAGTGGCTGTTACAATCATTTTTGAACTCATTCGGTAAGCAGCCGAATGTGGTTGTCACTGATCAGGATCCTGCGATGAAACAAGCCATCGAAGCAGTGTTCGATAAGAGTAGGCACAGATTAtgtatgtggcacataatgaagaAACTTGCTGATAAG GTCGGACATCAGCTGTGCAATAACGAAGACTTTAAGAGACGTATGTGTGACATTGTATGGACAGATTCGATTACGCCAGAAATGTTTGAGAGAGAATGGAAGCTGATAATGATTGATTTCGGTCTAACTGAGAATAAGTGGCTTGATGATATGTTTTGCATGAGATCTTCGTGGATCCCAGCGTTCTATCGTCATGAGCCTATGTCTGGGCTTATGCGGACCACTTCTAGATCAGAGAGCGAAAACCATTTTTTCTGTCAAGTTGCGAATTCTCAACTTACCCTTGTTGAGTTCTTTAACCATTTTGACGGTGCAATGGACATTCAAAGATTCAACCATCGGAAGAATGACCATATATCTAGAAATACAGTCCCGGATAACTTTTCTGAATCTACTCTAGAGGATGATGCCATGAAAATTTATACCAGGTCAATTTTTGCTGATCAACAGGCAGAGTTACAAGGAACATTGTCCGAGTGCCTTCCTATAGAGACTAAAATTGAGGACCCTTTTTTGAGGATAAGTATGAAGGATTGGAAAGCTCACGGCGACGGTTTATTAGAG gtATGTTTCAAGAAGGGCGAGGATGTAATTGCATTATGCACGTGTCGCAGGTTTGAACAATATGGATTGTTGTGCAAGCATATATATTTCGTGTTCAAGATGTTCAAAGTGAAGGAAATTCCCAACAAGTATGTAATGAGAAGATGGACTAAAGATGTGGTACCGAATGATCTTaataatacatttgatattactgTTGACGGTGATGATGCGCATAAAAAGGCCAAAGAGGTTGCGTATGAGATTATGCAGACTGGAGAGTATATTATTGGTAATCTGATCAAAGATTTCGATCATCTGCTTATAGTTAGGGATCGGATGAGAGAGATGAAAGAAATGGTTGATGAActtcgcataaccaagcccatcGACCCTAAGTTTGATAGATATTCACGGTTAATTGGTTACGAGAAACCAAACACTGACGAGCCTCCTACAGTCCGTGTGCCAACCGGTATTAGAAACAAAGGACGAGGTTCACATAAGCGGATTAAATCAAAAAAAGAGAGAATTATTAGTCTAAAAGGTAAGAGAAGTCGGACATGCAGtgtttgcaatatcaaaggtcatgACATTCGAACCTGCGAGGAGTTAAAGGGTAAAgctactgctgctgctgctgataagGTTGCCAATAAGGAGGGGAGGAAAAGAAGAGCGATTCAGTTAGAGAAGGATCCTAATTTAGTTGATGAAGAGGACGAGGAGGTTGAAAGTGGTGACGAAGAGGAGTTTGAGGAGTCCGACGAAGCAGAAGATAGTGATTTTGAATGCGAAGACGAGTAG
- the LOC110924385 gene encoding uncharacterized protein LOC110924385, with protein MTKQPHKSKVNKKHTNYSLEDDDDDFEEPIRNLIVKRGENTRKRPSTTTNQDGEDFEPVKKKQSKNEKQMHPIEGKRKVTDAEPFRSEPRPFYHYHHDAISLRCSPSGFLDTVKHFTEAQVADVKSIGFGDVLNIKLYHISTRLGYWLVRNYDEQYSTLNIGNHKIKITRDSVHDVFGIPKGNVIVREKNKPRKGAIVEKNTATQGAETTIDEFKNQWPDRNKITHTLLARTMSEQTTGGRLFKLNFLAYWNTLFVEITKSTTVKQSFLLAIDKEEDIPNLDWCSFVLESLKRTRQGWKKLDSQYNGPVAFLTLLYSHYFNQRHKIFDEPVKMPVIHYVTSGMIDDVEEYLYNNGPLGVEDCDEVEEDEGANDNRQDQPHVTASRINGNDHQNQEATTAPFEIPPFEIVKENTSTVYTDLFDDNIPIHEAAAVQENLTEFNTLDDMEDTDEYMIPPVDTTHVYNRRNLTGNLDGEDPIDEGDIPSNTDWFDGWNPNEHISDMNLDEMDIGTQTQKEIDYCSTPVQLTGVIYDHAAWEASKKSKKVLLKTMDNNIKKYISLVSDMNALVKGVKEKFFWDVEIMERCKRWNDAVKNSVSTDTVSIPAEVSYAGDEVVQNKVGQCGETNQELEGDGDAKLEHQNTVKDKGCDDVHNTPFDDGGISDSCLAALQTIEPGVYRQTTEVAQADVVNNMGQPVNLAECSQQQAHKQNTITDGYDKDKPPTTSADEPAEVTEAEMQSVETLLKLAPILQTSSAGNQKTPVSANTNKTDDERHTQLVTTRIKMIREKREKRLAELGDAYRSPYCNRVTNLYEPLLVRDQNIICYLLAPMGDIGTLIYKSDSGVEALKIIFETFHPSQYISYGGMDTFVDVLNFEEKKRDRKSSPYRLFLPTTILVSFPTLITQRLEN; from the exons ATGACAAAGCAACCTCATAAATCAAAGGTTAATAAAAAGCATACAAACTATAGtctagaagatgatgatgatgactttgaagaACCTATTAGAAATTTGATAGTCAAAAGAGGTGAAAACACAAGAAAAAGGCCAAGTACTACAACTAACCAAGATGGTGAAGACTTTGAACCAGTAAAAAAGAAACAATCGAAAAACGAAAAGCAGATGCATCCTATCGAGGGGAAACGGAAGGTTACCGATGCAGAACCTTTTAGGTCAGAACCAAGACCGTTCTATCATTATCATCATGATGCAATAAGCCTACGGTGCAGTCCTTCAGGTTTTTTGGATACAGTTAAGCACTTTACTGAAGCGCAGGTGGCGGATGTGAAAAGCATTGGATTTGGTGATGTCCTTAATATAAAGCTTTATCATATAAGCACACGTTTAGGGTATTGGCTCGTACGAAACTATGACGAGCAATACAGCACACTAAACATAGGAAATCACAAGATAAAAATCACCCGAGATTCAGTACATGACGTGTTTGGTATTCCAAAGGGTAATGTTATTGTACGAGAAAAAAATAAGCCTAGAAAAGGAGCAATAGTGGAGAAAAATACGGCTACTCAAGGCGCAGAAACAACCATAGATGAGTTCAAAAACCAGTGGCCAGACAGAAACAAAATTACTCATACTTTGCTTGCAAGAACTATGTCAGAGCAAACCACTGGCGGACGATTATTCAAGCTAAATTTCCTAGCCTACTGGAACACTTTGTTTGTAGAGATAACAAAGTCAACAACTGTTAAACAAAGTTTTCTACTTGCAATTGACAAAGAGGAAGACATTCCAAATCTGGACTGGTGCTCCTTCGTTTTAGAATCGCTGAAACGAACAAGACAAGGTTGGAAAAAGTTAGACTCACAATACAATGGCCCGGTTGCATTCCTAACG CTTCTATACAGCCATTATTTCAACCAAAGACACAAAATTttcgatgaacctgtcaaaatgCCTGTCATACATTATGTAACCTCTGGTATGATCGACGACGTGGAAGAATATTTATACAACAACGGGCCGCTAGgtgttgaagattgtgatgaagtGGAAGAAGACGAAGGAGCAAATGATAATCGCCAGGATCAACCACATGTTACTGCCTCGCGCATAAATGGCAATGATCATCAAAATCAAGAGGCTACGACCGCACCATTCGAAATCCCACCATTCGAAATCGTAAAAGAAAACACATCGACGGTGTACACTGACCTTTTCGATGACAACATCCCGATACACGAGGCAGCTGCGGTACAAGAAAACCTCACCGAATTCAATACATTAGATGATATGGAAGATACGGATGAGTACATGATACCACCAGTGGATACGACACATGTCTACAACAGAAGAAACCTGACTGGAAACCTGGATGGGGAGGATCCGATTGACGAAGGAGACATACCATCAAATACGGATTGGTTTGACGGGTGGAATCCGAATGAACATATTTCAGACATGAATTTAGATGAAATGGACATAGGGACACAAACGCAAAAAGAGATTGACTACTGCAGCACTCCAGTTCAACTAACCGGGGTGATCTATGATCATGCTGCGTGGGAAGCCTCGAAAAAAAGTAAAAAG GTGTTGTTGAAAACAATGGACAATAATATAAAGAAATACATTTCTCTTGTTTCGGATATGAATGCTCTCGTTAAGGGTGTAAAGGAGAAGTTTTTCTGGGATGTTGAAATTATGGAAAGGTGTAAAAGATGGAATGATGCGGTTAAAAATTCCGTTTCTACGGATACAGTTTCGATACCTGCTGAAGTAAGCTATGCTGGTGATGAGGTGGTTCAAAACAAAGTCGGACAATGTGGCGAAACAAATCAAGAGTTAGAGGGCGATGGAGATGCAAAATTGGAACATCAAAACACGGTGAAAGATAAAG GATGTGACGATGTTCATAATACCCCATTTGATGATGGTGGTATTTCGGACTCGTGCCTGGCTGCCTTACAAACCATCGAACCAGGCGTATACAGGCAGACTACAGAAG TGGCGCAAGCAGATGTGGTGAACAACATGGGCCAACCTGTAAATTTGGCAGAGTGCAGTCAACAACAAGCACATAAACAGAATACAATAACCGACGGCTATGATAAAGATAAGCCTCCGACAACATCAGCTGATGAACCTGCTGAAGTGACCGAAGCAGAAATGCAGTCTGTTGAGACACTTTTAAAATTGGCTCCAATCCTGCAAACATCAAGTGCGGGTAATCAAAAAACTCCTGTGTCAGCGAACACAAATAAAACGGATGACGAGAGGCATACACAGCTAGTAACAACGCGAATCAAGATGATCAGGGAAAAGAGGGAAAAGCGGCTGGCAGAACTAGGTGACGCATATAGATCGCCTTACTGCAACAGGGTAACCAACCTATATGAGCCACTTTTGGTACGTGACCAAAACATCATCTGTTATCTCTTAGCTCCGATGGGAGATATTGG GACATTGATATACAAGTCTGACAGTGGAGTCGAAGCGCTTAAAATCATATTTGAAACCTTCCACCCATCGCAATACATATCATATGGTGGAATGGACACATTTGTAGATGTTTTAAACTTTGAAGAGAAAAAAAGGGACAGAAAATCATCACCCTACAGGCTGTTCTTACCAACTACAATATTGGTAAGTTTTCCAACATTAATCACGCAAAGGTTGGAAAATTAA